One Xiphophorus hellerii strain 12219 chromosome 1, Xiphophorus_hellerii-4.1, whole genome shotgun sequence DNA segment encodes these proteins:
- the pdyn gene encoding proenkephalin-B: MEWYVLALMLSLPPSVHTDCSSQCQRCAEQMLRPEAALSSLSCSAECDEEELESCAPAPRLADFTEDQAAEAEETQQAELVKRYGGFIKRIDKNKNKVFVSSPWRDNSVLKAAALPENYEELLKRLEVRGAPAAQEPVPHAYVKRYGGFLRKFGPKSKRRSPAEEESQEPEELQKRYGGFMRRVRPKLNNLKWDKRYGGYLRRHFKFSVRSAEEPYSSSSSSSSSAELSL; the protein is encoded by the exons ATGGAGTGGTACGTCCTGGCGTTGATGCTGAGCCTGCCGCCCTCCGTCCACACGGACTGCTCGTCACAGTGCCAGAGATGCGCCGAACAAATGCTGCGCCCCGAGGCCGCGCTCAGCAGTCTG TCGTGCAGCGCGGAGTGTGacgaggaggagctggagagcTGCGCTCCGGCTCCGCGGCTGGCCGACTTCACCGAGGACCAGGCGGCGGAGGCGGAGGAGACCCAGCAGGCAGAGCTGGTCAAGCGCTACGGCGGCTTCATCAAGAGGATCGACAAGAACAAGAACAAAGTGTTCGTCTCCTCCCCGTGGCGCGACAACTCCGTCCTGAAGGCCGCGGCTCTGCCCGAGAACTACGAGGAGCTTCTGAAGCGGCTGGAGGTGAGAGGCGCGCCCGCCGCGCAGGAGCCCGTCCCGCACGCTTACGTGAAGCGCTACGGAGGCTTTTTACGCAAGTTCGGCCCCAAGTCAAAAAGGAGGAGTCCCGCGGAGGAGGAAAGCCAGGAGCCCGAGGAGCTCCAGAAGCGCTACGGGGGCTTCATGCGGAGGGTCCGGCCGAAACTCAATAACCTGAAATGGGACAAACGCTACGGAGGCTACCTGCGGCGCCACTTCAAGTTCTCCGTCCGCTCTGCGGAGGAGCCCtactcctcctcatcctcctcctcttcctctgcggAGCTCAGCCTATAG